In Chaetodon auriga isolate fChaAug3 chromosome 7, fChaAug3.hap1, whole genome shotgun sequence, a genomic segment contains:
- the LOC143322933 gene encoding E3 ubiquitin-protein ligase TRIM21-like, translating to MASANMSLSEDQFLCSICLNVFTEPVSTPCGHNYCKSCIINFWTRSDFHQCPLCKENCSTSPELQVNTEFRDMLELFKRTGVAGDDSGSPAGPGEVPCDLCHGMKRKALKSCLVCLASYCNTHLKPHHTVQALKWHTLINPVATLEHRVCQKHNKLKEFFCRKDGSCVCMVCLRDDHVMHTAVSLEEEVKERKTKVAHMKRSVKHTLSQKCTMAKEIKNAMTLGRQEVERTKAETAEAFAALVAMIETRKVKLIELLEEKQRAAEQLAEALLRQLDLEIVENSRTRAKLEELSKTEDDFSLLQDLPFVSSSSNTKQCFTARVQPLLKVETVKGAMAKMEETLNQQMEDITSEVNLADQEKKLEELMHTQAEDVFDDELGKIQKQYATNITLDPNTAHPSLIVTDDRKQVRDGGAKRQVPDNPRRFDSLHFVLGNEGFSSGKFYYEVTLKGQTGWEVGVARESISKKGVDLSLSPENGCWTLGSYWGRCQVNTNPPVILPLSQQPQKVGVFVDYEGRLVSFYNVDTRDLIYSFTGCAFAASVPFLTNLLTLRVYSAKTKIYPLFRPSCEEASISAPLHITPV from the coding sequence ATGGCCTCAGCCAACATGTCCCTGTCTGAAGACCAGTTTTTGTGTTCGAtctgtctgaatgttttcacTGAACCCGTCTCCACGCCCTGTGGACACAACTACTGCAAGAGCTGCATCATCAACTTCTGGACCCGCAGTGACTTCCACCAGTGTCCACTGTGCAAGGAGAACTGCAGCACATCCCCTGAGCTGCAAGTCAATACAGAATTCAGAGACATGTTGGAGCTTTTCAAGAGGACAGGCGTCGCAGGTGATGACAGTGGTTCCCCTGCCGGGCCTGGGGAGGTGCCCTGTGACCTCTGCCATGGGATGAAGCGTAAGGCCCTGAAATCCTGCCTGGTTTGTTTGGCCTCTTACTGCAACACTCACCTGAAACCACATCACACAGTTCAGGCCTTAAAGTGGCACACGCTGATCAACCCCGTGGCGACGCTTGAGCACAGGGTGTGCCAGAAGCACAACAAGCTGAAGGAGTTTTTCTGCAggaaagatggaagctgtgttTGCATGGTGTGCTTGAGGGATGACCATGTGATGCACACAGCTGTCTCTTTAGAGgaagaggtgaaggagaggaaaactAAGGTGGCGCATATGAAAAGGAGTGTCAAGCACACTCTGAGCCAGAAGTGCACCATGGCTAAGGAGATTAAAAATGCAATGACGCTAGGTCGGCAGGAAGTGGAGAGAACGAAAGCAGAAACCGCCGAGGCCTTCGCTGCTCTGGTGGCCATGATCGAGACCAGAAAGGTGAAGCTGattgagctgctggaggagaagcagagagcagcagagcagctggctgAAGCACTCCTGAGACAATTGGATCTTGAGATTGTCGAGAACAGTCGGACCAGAGCCAAGCTGGAAGAGCTCTCAAAGACCGAGGATGACTTTAGCCTCCTCCAGGACCTCCCATTCGTCTCGTCCtcttcaaacacaaaacagtgttttacagcCAGAGTCCAACCTCTCCTGAAGGTAGAGACAGTGAAGGGTGCGATGGCCAAGATGGAGGAAACGCTCAACCAACAGATGGAGGATATTACCAGTGAAGTCAATCTAGCAGATCaagagaagaagctggaggaacTGATGCATACTCAAGCAGAGGATGTGTTTGATGATGAGCTTGGGAAAATCCAGAAACAATATGCAACAAACATTACTCTGGACCCCAACACAGCACACCCATCCCTCATCGTCACAGATGACAGGAAGCAAGTGAGGGATGGAGGCGCAAAGAGGCAAGTCCCTGACAACCCCAGAAGGTTTGACTCCCTCCATTTTGTCCTTGGAAATGAGGGTTTTTCCTCCGGCAAGTTCTACTATGAAGTCACGCTTAAAGGACAAACAGGATGGGAAGTTGGGGTGGCGAGAGAGTCCATCAGCAAGAAGGGTGTTGAtctgtctctcagccctgaAAACGGATGCTGGACGTTGGGGTCGTATTGGGGGCGTTGCCAGGTCAACACTAATCCTCCGGTCATCCTGCCCTTGTCTCAGCAGCCCCAGAAGGTTGGAGTGTTTGTGGATTACGAAGGACGCTTGGTGTCTTTCTACAACGTGGATACTCGGGATCTGATCTACTCCTTCACAGGATGTGCCTTTGCAGCAAGTGTGCCGTTTCTGACTAATTTATTAACACTCAGAGTTTACTCAGCAAAGACTAAGATCTACCCTTTGTTCCGTCCCAGCTGTGAGGAGGCGAgcatctctgctcctctgcacaTCACTCCTGTCTGA
- the clip3 gene encoding CAP-Gly domain-containing linker protein 3, translating to MTKEENLEVQEKERHDREEQEEGRVQREEEEALTEEEEDKEEEEEEDDEEEYELEEEREEEEERAEVEDEEEDEQEEEEREEREEREEEEGPAASRECDAELEAEPLSVSEYQSPVHEPRRRAMVHPSAQAPLPKDYTFTFFDPNDPACLEILMDPRTTIPELFAIVRQWVPQVQHKIDVIGNEILKRGCHVNDRDGLTDMTLLHYSCKAGAHGVGDPAAALRLSSQLISLGADVSLRSRWTNMNALHYAAYFDVPELIRVLLKASKPRVLNSTCSDFHYGTALHIAASNLCLGAVKCLLEHGANPTVRNDKGLVPADVVPDPMDMSLDKAEAAMVAKELKQLLLDAVPLSCNLPRATLPNYDNIPGNLMLSSLGLKLGERIQLDDMKTGTLRFCGTTEFASGQWVGVELDEPEGKNDGSVGGVRYFICPPKLGIFAPVSKISKAVDQTPSSVTSTPRTPRIDLASRLAGKTKKEKEKKEKEKAQRKKTSVASLDPEGLNVEVGDQVLVAGQKNGIVRFYGKTDFAPGYWFGIELDQPTGKHDGSVFGVRYFSCLPKYGVFAPPSRVQRIGGPKDGSQNDKSMVKKVHQVTMSQPKRNFNTMRSPKDLTSESSISRLLFCCWFPWMLRAEMQS from the exons ATGACTAAAGAGGAGAACCTGGAGgtgcaggagaaggagaggcacGAccgggaggagcaggaggaggggagggtccagagagaggaggaggaggcgctgaccgaggaagaggaggacaaagaagaagaagaagaagaagatgacgAGGAGGAATATGAActagaagaggagagggaggaggaggaggagagggcagaggttgaagatgaagaggaggacgagcaggaggaagaggagcgggaggagcgagaggagcgggaggaggaggagggtccAGCGGCCAGCCGAGAGTGTGACGCCGAGCTGGAGGCGGAGCCGCTGTCAGTGTCCGAGTACCAGAGTCCAGTTCACGAGCCACGCCGCCGAGCCATGGTGCACCCGTCCGCCCAGGCACCGCTGCCCAAAGACTACA CCTTCACCTTCTTCGACCCCAATGACCCGGCCTGTTTGGAGATCCTCATGGATCCTCGGACCACCATCCCGGAGCTGTTCGCCATCGTGCGTCAGTGGGTTCCCCAGGTGCAGCACAAGATTGACGTAATCGGCAATGAG ATCCTGAAGCGAGGCTGCCACGTGAACGACCGCGATGGTCTGACCGACATGACGCTGCTTCACTACAGCTGTAAGGCCGGAGCACACGGAGTCG GCGACCCGGCGGCAGCGCTGCGTCTCAGCAGTCAGCTGATCTCTCTGGGCGCCGACGTGAGTCTGAGGAGCCGCTGGACCAACATGAACGCTCTGCACTACGCCGCTTACTTCGACGTCCCAGAACTGATCCGAGTCCTGCTCAAAGCCAGCAAACCCAGAG TGTTGAACTCCACATGCAGTGATTTCCACTACGGCACAGCTCTCCACATCGCTGCCTCCAACCTCTGTCTGGGTGCAGTCAAATGTCTGTTAGAGCACGGCGCCAACCCCACCGTCCGG AATGATAAGGGTCTGGTTCCGGCGGACGTGGTTCCCGACCCCATGGACATGAGTCTGGACAAGGCGGAGGCCGCCATGGTGGCCAAAgagctgaagcagctgctgctggacgcCGTCCCTCTGAGCTGCAACCTGCCCAGAGCCACTCTGCCCAACTACGACAACATCCCAGGAAACCTGATGCTGTCCTCGCTGGGCCTGAAGCTCGGCGAGCGCATCCAGCTGGACGACATGAAG ACCGGCACTCTGAGGTTTTGTGGTACCACAGAGTTCGCCAGCGGTCAGTGGGTCGGCGTGGAGCTCGACGAGCCGGAGGGGAAAAACGACGGCAGCGTGGGCGGCGTCCGCTACTTCATCTGCCCTCCTAAACTAG GGATTTTTGCTCCGGTGTCAAAGATCTCCAAGGCCGTGGATCAGACACCGTCATCTGTCACCTCCACCCCCCGAACCCCCCGCATAGACCTGGCCTCCCGCCTTGCTGGAAAGAccaagaaggagaaagagaagaaggagaaggagaaag cccagaggaagaagacgtCAGTAGCCAGTCTGGATCCGGAGGGACTGAACGTGGAGGTTGGAGATCAGGTTCTGGTGGCTGGACAGAAAAACGGCATCGTCCGCTTCTATGGCAAGACCGACTTCGCTCCAG GGTACTGGTTTGGTATCGAGTTGGATCAGCCGACGGGAAAACACGACGGTTCGGTGTTTGGAGTCCGCTACTTCAGCTGCCTGCCCAAATATGGAGTGTTTGCTCCGCCCTCCCGTGTCCAGAG AATCGGAGGCCCTAAAGACGGATCACAGAATGACAAGTCCATGGTGAAGAAAGTCCACCAAGTCACCA TGTCACAGCCCAAACGTAACTTCAACACGATGCGTTCTCCTAAAGACCTGACCTCTGAGAGCTCCATATCCAG gtTGCTGTTCTGCTGTTGGTTTCCGTGGATGCTGCGTGCTGAGATGCAGTCCTAA